From a region of the Pelomicrobium methylotrophicum genome:
- the purF gene encoding amidophosphoribosyltransferase, with the protein MCGIIGVVARGPVNQLLYDGLLVLQHRGQDAAGIVTAEGSTFHMHKGPGLVRDVFRTRNMRALVGNMGIAHCRYPTAGSAESAAEAQPLYVNSPFGIVLGHNGNLTNSEQLKQEMFRQDLRHINTNSDSEVLLNVLAHELQECTVNHRLDLPTIFRAVEGVHRRCRGAYAVVAMIAGYGLLAFRDPLGIRPLVVGQAQTPHGTEYLVASESVALDTLGFKLTRDVDPGEAIFIDLDGNFYSKQCAARWSRNPCIFEYVYLARPDSVMDGVSVYEARLNMGVALAEKIKRNMRQLDIDVVIPIPDSSRPAALQLANQLGINFREGFVKNRYIGRTFIMPGQSIRKKSVRHKLNAINVEFRGKNVLLVDDSIVRGTTSREIVQMAREAGANKVYFASAAPPVRYPNVYGIDMPTREELIANGRDEEEIAREIGADFLIYQDLEALKEAVRKVNPKLTSFETSCFDGCYITGDVTPEYLGFLEIQRGRSARAAQEAAQLDLNLVTAD; encoded by the coding sequence ATGTGCGGCATCATCGGCGTAGTGGCCCGCGGGCCTGTCAATCAGCTGCTGTACGACGGCCTCTTGGTGCTGCAGCACCGCGGGCAGGACGCGGCCGGTATCGTCACGGCCGAGGGCAGTACGTTCCACATGCACAAGGGCCCGGGACTGGTGCGGGACGTGTTTCGCACCCGTAACATGCGGGCTCTTGTTGGCAACATGGGCATCGCCCATTGTCGCTACCCCACTGCGGGCTCCGCCGAATCGGCAGCGGAGGCCCAGCCGCTGTACGTGAACTCACCGTTCGGCATCGTGCTCGGTCATAACGGCAACCTGACCAACTCGGAGCAGCTCAAGCAGGAGATGTTCCGCCAGGACCTGCGGCACATCAACACCAACTCCGATTCAGAGGTCCTGCTTAACGTGCTGGCCCACGAGTTGCAGGAGTGCACCGTCAATCACCGCCTCGACCTGCCGACCATCTTCCGCGCGGTGGAGGGAGTCCACCGCCGCTGCCGCGGAGCTTACGCGGTGGTGGCGATGATCGCGGGCTACGGGCTGCTCGCTTTCCGGGACCCGTTGGGGATCCGCCCCTTGGTGGTGGGCCAGGCGCAGACCCCCCACGGCACCGAATACCTGGTGGCCTCCGAAAGCGTGGCGCTCGACACGCTGGGCTTCAAGCTCACCCGGGATGTGGACCCGGGCGAGGCCATTTTCATCGATCTCGATGGCAACTTCTACAGCAAGCAGTGCGCCGCACGCTGGTCGCGCAACCCCTGTATTTTCGAGTACGTGTACCTTGCGCGTCCCGACTCCGTCATGGACGGCGTGTCGGTGTACGAGGCGCGGCTCAACATGGGGGTGGCCCTTGCCGAGAAGATCAAACGGAACATGCGCCAACTGGATATCGATGTGGTCATCCCGATTCCCGACTCGAGCCGTCCCGCAGCGCTGCAGCTTGCCAACCAGCTCGGCATCAACTTCCGCGAGGGCTTCGTCAAGAACCGCTACATCGGGCGCACCTTCATCATGCCGGGGCAGTCGATCCGCAAGAAGTCGGTTCGGCATAAGCTGAACGCGATCAACGTGGAATTCCGGGGCAAGAACGTGCTGCTGGTGGATGATTCCATCGTCCGCGGGACCACCAGCCGCGAGATCGTCCAGATGGCGCGCGAGGCTGGCGCAAACAAGGTGTACTTTGCCTCGGCCGCTCCGCCGGTGCGCTATCCCAACGTCTATGGCATCGACATGCCTACGCGCGAGGAACTCATTGCCAACGGGCGTGACGAGGAGGAGATCGCTCGCGAGATCGGCGCTGACTTCCTCATCTATCAGGACCTGGAGGCGCTCAAGGAAGCGGTGCGCAAGGTCAACCCGAAGCTGACCTCCTTCGAGACTTCCTGCTTCGACGGCTGCTATATCACCGGCGACGTGACCCCAGAGTACTTGGGCTTTCTCGAGATCCAGCGCGGGCGCTCGGCGAGAGCAGCCCAGGAAGCCGCCCAGCTGGACCTCAATCTGGTCACTGCCGACTGA